Proteins encoded within one genomic window of Sulfurovum sp. XGS-02:
- a CDS encoding ABC transporter permease subunit yields MASIIGTIKMLQDVKRLKHSLLPGGFISLLLLGFAFLLFFIFFLSQEDTSVIELDSRVFSLLQFTLYQAFLSTLLSLLVGLSLAWSLAHQSNFKGRSLLVALFSSSLVLPTLIVVFGLIAVLGRNGWVNQLSLYLFDQSFGAYLYGLTGILVAHVYLNASFASRSLLHVFESIPKEKYKLAKSLNFTTFQRFIYVEWPAIRTTLLSIASTIFLLCFTSFAIVLVLGGSPAYNTLEVAIYEAVKLEFDITMALKLALIQLAVTTFLVLFSSNFRTNIGNVRTGTLHIPWSESKHVKRFQVAIITLFSLFFTLPLLAIIVDGLGAEFKRILAEPLFIKSFFTSMGLATVSSILTVLFALFLSDTKRNFTLKHRLPYNTFSKVLNTIVSFSGNLYLAIPSLIMGLGFFLLSQTYEAPIAVWSTLALLTANVLMSLPFALAVLAPVMQKTGQRYDKLVFSLNLTPLQRWVYCEYPYLKSSIGYVFALSFCFSLGDLGIIALFGSDDFLTLPWYLYQLMGSYRTSDAAGVALILLAITLCVFVLLPRLFRRSVAKDN; encoded by the coding sequence ATGGCTTCAATCATTGGAACGATAAAGATGTTGCAAGATGTAAAGCGATTGAAACATTCATTATTGCCTGGAGGGTTCATCTCTCTTTTATTACTGGGGTTTGCTTTCTTACTATTTTTCATATTTTTTCTCTCGCAAGAGGATACTAGTGTAATAGAGCTTGACAGTAGAGTCTTTTCTCTGTTACAGTTCACACTTTACCAGGCTTTTTTATCTACACTTTTATCACTATTGGTAGGGCTCTCTTTAGCCTGGAGTCTGGCTCACCAGTCAAATTTTAAAGGGCGTTCCCTCCTGGTGGCACTCTTCTCCTCTTCCTTGGTCTTGCCGACGCTGATTGTTGTCTTTGGACTGATAGCTGTACTTGGACGTAACGGATGGGTCAATCAACTGAGTCTCTATCTATTTGATCAATCTTTTGGCGCTTATCTGTATGGATTAACGGGTATCCTGGTAGCACATGTTTATTTGAATGCTTCTTTTGCTTCACGATCTTTGCTGCATGTTTTTGAATCGATTCCCAAAGAGAAGTATAAACTTGCAAAAAGTTTGAACTTTACAACATTTCAACGGTTTATCTATGTAGAGTGGCCGGCTATACGAACGACACTCTTAAGCATTGCATCGACCATATTCCTTTTATGCTTTACCTCATTTGCCATTGTACTTGTACTTGGTGGTTCACCTGCCTATAACACTTTGGAAGTGGCGATCTATGAGGCAGTGAAACTTGAATTTGATATTACTATGGCATTAAAACTGGCATTGATACAACTTGCAGTGACTACGTTTCTGGTACTCTTTTCATCGAACTTCAGAACCAATATTGGCAATGTAAGAACAGGTACACTACACATACCATGGTCTGAGTCCAAACATGTCAAACGATTTCAGGTAGCCATTATCACTCTGTTCTCCCTGTTTTTTACCTTACCCCTGTTGGCTATCATCGTTGATGGGTTGGGTGCAGAATTTAAAAGGATTCTCGCAGAACCTCTTTTTATCAAATCATTTTTTACCAGTATGGGGCTCGCAACAGTGTCAAGTATATTGACCGTACTCTTTGCCCTCTTTTTAAGTGATACAAAAAGAAATTTTACCTTGAAACACCGTTTACCTTATAACACTTTCTCAAAAGTCCTGAACACGATCGTTTCCTTCTCTGGAAATCTCTACCTAGCCATTCCGTCATTGATCATGGGGCTGGGATTTTTCCTTTTATCACAAACCTATGAAGCCCCTATAGCTGTCTGGTCAACCCTGGCACTTCTTACTGCAAATGTATTGATGTCATTGCCTTTTGCCTTGGCCGTTTTAGCACCGGTGATGCAAAAGACAGGCCAAAGATATGACAAGCTTGTCTTTTCGTTAAACTTGACTCCATTGCAAAGGTGGGTCTATTGTGAATATCCCTATTTGAAGTCATCTATCGGCTATGTTTTTGCCTTGTCTTTTTGTTTTTCATTAGGGGATTTAGGTATCATTGCATTGTTTGGATCCGATGATTTTTTAACCTTACCCTGGTATTTGTATCAGCTTATGGGTTCTTACCGTACCAGTGATGCTGCCGGGGTTGCTTTGATACTCTTGGCTATCACACTGTGTGTATTTGTTTTGTTACCAAGACTATTTAGGAGAAGCGTTGCTAAAGATAACTGA
- a CDS encoding ATP-binding cassette domain-containing protein codes for MLKITDVKFQYKNADDIYTYSMSVKPKEIVAILGQSGSGKSTLLDLLAGFLPAKSGSIMLDENELIDQTVEARPISILFQNHNLFEHLTVQKNILLGISKTLKSTHEELEKVKTILKEVGLEKYEHTLVSSLSGGQQQRVALARVLLRDAPILLLDEPFTGLDAHTRTEMLDLVKKITDENHLHTIMITHEIEDCERIANRVYKIENQKLVEQ; via the coding sequence TTGCTAAAGATAACTGATGTAAAATTCCAGTATAAAAATGCTGATGATATTTATACGTATTCCATGTCTGTGAAGCCCAAAGAGATTGTAGCGATACTGGGTCAAAGCGGGAGTGGGAAATCCACATTGCTTGACCTTTTGGCAGGATTCTTGCCTGCAAAAAGCGGTAGCATCATGCTGGATGAAAATGAGTTGATCGATCAGACTGTTGAAGCAAGGCCTATCAGCATCTTATTTCAAAATCATAACCTCTTTGAACACTTAACGGTACAAAAAAATATACTTTTAGGTATCAGCAAAACACTTAAAAGCACGCATGAAGAGTTAGAAAAAGTAAAAACAATACTCAAAGAAGTGGGGCTTGAAAAATATGAGCATACCCTTGTCTCATCACTTTCAGGCGGGCAACAACAGCGTGTTGCGCTTGCACGGGTGCTGTTAAGAGATGCACCTATACTACTTCTGGATGAACCCTTTACCGGCTTGGATGCCCATACAAGAACAGAGATGCTTGATCTGGTCAAAAAGATCACAGATGAAAACCATTTACACACCATCATGATCACACATGAGATAGAAGATTGTGAACGTATTGCCAATAGGGTGTATAAAATAGAGAATCAAAAGCTTGTGGAACAATGA